Proteins from one Clostridium cellulovorans 743B genomic window:
- a CDS encoding RNA polymerase sigma factor translates to MTDYGEIYRKYFSDVYKYMLALSRNEAIAEEVTQETFFKAMRHIDQFKGNCKLYVWLCQIARNTYISLYQKQKRNISSVDTEFSETTSDLEKDYLDKEAMKQLHILIHNLKEPYKEIFTLRVFGELPFSQIGELFGKTDSWARLIFYRAKKQLQEEFK, encoded by the coding sequence GTGACAGACTACGGAGAAATATATAGAAAATATTTTTCTGATGTATATAAATATATGTTGGCTCTTAGCAGGAATGAAGCTATCGCAGAAGAAGTTACTCAGGAAACTTTTTTCAAAGCTATGAGGCATATTGATCAATTCAAAGGAAACTGTAAACTATATGTATGGCTTTGCCAAATCGCTAGAAATACTTATATTTCGCTTTATCAAAAGCAAAAGCGAAATATTTCTAGTGTTGATACAGAATTTTCAGAAACAACATCAGATTTAGAAAAAGATTATCTTGACAAAGAAGCTATGAAGCAATTACATATTTTGATTCATAATCTAAAGGAACCATATAAGGAAATTTTCACATTGAGGGTATTCGGAGAACTGCCATTTTCGCAAATTGGAGAGTTGTTCGGGAAAACCGACAGTTGGGCAAGACTGATTTTTTATAGAGCAAAAAAACAATTACAGGAGGAATTCAAATGA
- a CDS encoding multicopper oxidase domain-containing protein: MAKRLFYSLYATDGFINLPTDPTGCLLRRSIYVFGFVGGLWKIQDKCTGKFTIIDSELDPSNITARDALRGTAVIPSPLIKMDADDELFITLTNLGLLRAKEPILDVHTIHIHGGHVATQVDGVPETSFGVPVTPIGEPSISITYYFKPETPGSYFYHCHQEAAEHVQMGMYGGLIVYPEAQDVSRYITSKNITNRNFANINYDSFFDKEYVILLSDIDSTWHDAVENQTDFNAVNFKPDWWLVNGRAFPDTLLPAGVDVGGDAYKVPAGYDSYVHIKNGQRFLLRLINMGYQPVPWHTHGWHGTIVNKDAHAHPHGESVFTQLVGSGESYDLIFMADDKRKLYADYIFCGKGGFPSLMNQVADATAESRNAGTFMPGFGDSDTLWANTPKEGGTTLCPFPGDFQVNNYGTIDNFFFPQFYIAHNHDDYKVTNNGVYPGGQLIFIQTDLPNERPHPPCNLGFAPKCK, encoded by the coding sequence ATGGCAAAAAGGCTTTTTTACAGCTTATATGCTACAGATGGTTTTATTAATCTTCCAACTGACCCGACAGGATGCTTACTACGTAGAAGCATATATGTTTTTGGTTTTGTAGGAGGCTTATGGAAAATACAAGATAAATGTACAGGCAAGTTTACAATTATTGATTCAGAATTGGATCCTTCAAATATAACAGCAAGAGATGCTTTAAGAGGAACAGCTGTAATTCCATCGCCGTTAATAAAAATGGATGCGGATGATGAACTATTTATAACTCTAACTAACTTGGGTTTGTTAAGAGCTAAAGAGCCTATTTTAGACGTTCATACCATTCATATTCACGGTGGTCATGTAGCAACACAAGTTGATGGTGTACCTGAAACTTCCTTTGGAGTACCAGTAACTCCTATAGGTGAACCTTCAATCAGTATAACCTATTACTTCAAACCAGAAACTCCAGGAAGCTATTTTTATCACTGTCATCAGGAGGCTGCTGAACATGTTCAGATGGGCATGTACGGAGGACTAATTGTATATCCGGAAGCTCAAGATGTCTCTAGATATATCACATCAAAGAATATCACTAACAGGAACTTTGCAAATATAAATTATGATAGCTTTTTTGATAAAGAATATGTAATACTCTTATCCGATATCGACTCTACTTGGCACGATGCTGTTGAAAATCAAACTGATTTTAATGCGGTAAATTTTAAACCTGATTGGTGGTTGGTAAATGGACGTGCATTCCCGGATACACTATTACCTGCTGGTGTTGATGTAGGTGGAGATGCTTATAAAGTTCCGGCAGGATATGATTCTTATGTTCATATTAAAAATGGACAAAGGTTTTTGCTTCGTCTTATTAATATGGGATATCAGCCAGTTCCATGGCATACTCATGGTTGGCATGGCACAATAGTTAATAAAGATGCACATGCTCATCCACATGGGGAATCTGTCTTTACCCAATTGGTTGGTTCTGGAGAAAGCTACGACCTTATTTTTATGGCTGATGATAAACGAAAGCTTTATGCTGATTATATTTTCTGTGGCAAAGGTGGCTTCCCATCATTAATGAATCAAGTGGCTGATGCAACTGCAGAATCTAGAAATGCTGGTACCTTTATGCCTGGTTTTGGTGATTCAGACACTTTATGGGCTAACACTCCGAAAGAAGGGGGTACAACACTGTGTCCTTTCCCAGGAGACTTCCAAGTTAACAACTATGGTACAATAGATAATTTCTTCTTTCCTCAGTTTTATATTGCTCATAATCATGATGATTATAAGGTTACAAATAATGGTGTATACCCAGGCGGTCAATTAATATTTATTCAAACTGATTTACCAAATGAGAGGCCTCATCCTCCGTGTAATCTGGGATTTGCTCCAAAATGTAAGTGA
- a CDS encoding zf-HC2 domain-containing protein, whose protein sequence is MKISCEIIKDLLPLYYDGVCSNESKVVVEEHLAHCDVCKAEIQSMYDTLSIDDIEQNLKEAEAVKKLSKEWKRGMFKSLLKGILIAATIAIILYSFIGIKVVSN, encoded by the coding sequence ATGAAAATATCTTGTGAAATTATAAAAGATTTGTTGCCGTTATATTACGATGGTGTTTGCAGTAATGAAAGCAAAGTTGTGGTTGAAGAACATCTTGCTCACTGTGATGTCTGCAAAGCTGAGATTCAATCAATGTACGATACATTGTCTATTGATGATATTGAACAGAACTTAAAGGAAGCAGAGGCAGTGAAAAAATTATCAAAGGAATGGAAAAGAGGAATGTTCAAATCTTTGCTAAAAGGTATTTTAATTGCTGCAACTATTGCTATTATTCTTTACAGCTTTATCGGTATTAAAGTTGTTTCAAATTAA
- a CDS encoding sensor histidine kinase — MNIIMDLENEFWLKEIQKVARLGNYVYDMKKDIFDCSEIVYEIFGVDSSHGMNLEIWVNTIYPSDRPAFEASLCEIVKNGDDFDVEYRIVNQTDRTIRWLKAKGKLYYDKYGALEKAVGIIQDISELKESEERYKNLYIKFQQKQAFLTSLIDSIPDFFFYKDIDGVYQGCNKAFEVFAGIKEEKLIGKRDLEVFDKETAESFRGRDLEVIRQNKHLRNEEWIKYPDGKVLLVDTLKTPYYDSQGNIMGLIGISRDITEKYKQEELQKSIDEERRRISELEEYDRIKTDFFANISHELRTPTNVIFSALQVQELKLKKYLSKESCTEMYGYTKMMKQNCYRLLRLINNLIDITKIDTMYVEINEVNINIINLIENITMSVADYIEDKGLSLIFDTEVEEKVIACDPEKIERIMLNLLSNAVKFTPMGGNIMVNIEDATENVCIRVKDTGRGIPKEKLNSIFERFVQVDKSFTRDHEGSGIGLSLVKSLVELHGGTISVKSSEGYGTEFIIYIPCKLVDKTYDEIACGGEMSKGYIERINIEFSDIYK, encoded by the coding sequence ATGAATATAATTATGGATTTGGAAAATGAATTTTGGTTAAAAGAAATACAGAAAGTGGCTAGACTTGGAAACTATGTTTATGATATGAAAAAGGATATATTTGATTGTTCTGAAATAGTTTATGAAATATTTGGAGTTGATTCTTCTCATGGAATGAATCTAGAAATATGGGTAAATACCATTTACCCTAGTGATAGACCAGCATTTGAAGCATCACTTTGTGAAATTGTAAAAAATGGAGATGATTTTGATGTAGAGTATAGAATAGTAAATCAAACTGATAGAACAATAAGGTGGCTAAAGGCCAAAGGTAAGTTATATTATGATAAATATGGAGCTTTAGAAAAAGCAGTGGGAATTATTCAGGATATTAGTGAACTTAAAGAGAGTGAGGAAAGATATAAGAACCTTTATATAAAGTTTCAGCAGAAACAAGCTTTTTTAACATCTCTTATTGATTCAATTCCAGATTTCTTTTTCTATAAAGACATCGATGGCGTATACCAAGGTTGTAATAAAGCTTTTGAAGTTTTTGCAGGAATAAAAGAGGAAAAGCTTATTGGAAAAAGAGATTTAGAAGTTTTTGATAAAGAAACGGCAGAAAGTTTTAGAGGAAGAGATTTAGAAGTAATTCGTCAAAATAAACATCTTAGAAACGAGGAATGGATTAAGTATCCTGATGGTAAAGTTTTGTTGGTGGATACATTAAAAACTCCTTATTATGATTCACAAGGTAATATTATGGGACTTATAGGTATAAGCAGGGATATTACTGAAAAGTATAAACAGGAAGAACTGCAAAAAAGCATTGATGAAGAAAGAAGAAGGATAAGTGAGTTAGAAGAATATGATAGAATAAAAACAGATTTTTTTGCAAACATTTCACATGAACTCAGAACACCAACAAATGTTATTTTCTCGGCTTTACAGGTACAAGAACTTAAATTAAAAAAATATTTATCGAAAGAGTCCTGTACAGAAATGTATGGGTATACAAAAATGATGAAACAAAATTGTTACCGTCTTTTGAGGCTAATTAATAATTTGATAGATATTACTAAAATAGATACAATGTATGTTGAAATAAATGAAGTTAATATTAATATTATTAATCTTATAGAAAATATAACTATGTCTGTAGCTGATTATATAGAAGATAAGGGATTATCGCTTATATTTGATACAGAGGTAGAAGAAAAAGTTATTGCTTGTGATCCAGAAAAAATAGAGAGAATTATGCTAAATCTACTTTCAAATGCAGTAAAATTCACTCCTATGGGTGGGAATATAATGGTCAATATTGAAGATGCAACCGAAAATGTTTGCATAAGAGTAAAGGATACAGGGCGAGGGATTCCAAAAGAAAAGTTAAACTCTATATTTGAGAGATTTGTACAAGTAGACAAATCCTTTACTAGAGATCATGAGGGAAGTGGAATTGGACTTTCTCTTGTAAAATCATTAGTAGAGCTTCACGGTGGTACAATATCTGTAAAAAGCAGCGAAGGTTATGGCACTGAGTTTATTATATATATTCCATGTAAATTAGTTGATAAAACCTATGATGAAATTGCTTGTGGTGGAGAAATGTCCAAAGGCTACATAGAAAGAATCAATATAGAGTTTTCTGATATATATAAATAA